In [Mycobacterium] stephanolepidis, the genomic window GGTAGCAGCGCGCTCGTCGATGCACGGCCCGAGCGCATTGTCATTGCCGCGGGACAGCGCGGTGCGAACACCGGCCACGGTGAGGGCCTGGCGGATGTGCAACACCACATTCCAGTTGAAGGTGTGTTCGGGAAAACCTGAATCGGTTGCGGTGCCGCTGGTCTGGCATTCCTTGGTGCGTCCCCGGCCGTCACTGACCTGTCGGGTGATCGAGCCGTCGTTGGCGCCGTTGTGCCCGGGGTCGAGGAAGACGATCTTTCCCGCTATGGGAGAGTCCGCGTGGGCCAGGGCCGTGGTGGACAGCACGGCCGGCATGCTGAGTAGGACGGGCACGCTCGAGGCGTACTTGAGGACGTCGCGTCGCGAGAGGCAGCGGGACCGCTTGGCGGGACCGCACGGGGTGGTCTGCACGCCGGAAAGGTAGGCCCCGAACCTGGGATTTGAGAACCCGACATGTCGTTCGGTTGAACTGTGACCGAGACGAGACCGTATCGCAGTCACAGCTTTCTGACAGAAACGGCGGCGATGCTTGCCCGGTGACTCAATCAAAGGCCGCCACTGCGACAGGCGCATTGATCCGCCTGCGCAAGGATGTCGCCGAAACCTTCCGGCCGCCGCGTCGGTGGCTCGAGGGATTGGGTCTGAACCTCGGCCTGGCGATCGCCTATCTGATCATCTGGCAGCCGATTGCCCAACATGGGCGCAAACGCGACTGGGCGCTTCTGATCGGCGTGTACTTCGCGATGTTCATCTTCGCCGATGTGTCGGTGACCAACATGCTGGGTCTGGATGCCGATCGGGTCAGGCACGCGCTGGGGGGACATCGGTCGCTTCTGTATGTCTTGTTGATCAAGAACATCACACTGTTTCTTGTCGCCGGGCTGCCGACGCTCATCCTGACGGCTTTCCTGACCATCCACCGGCAGCCGGCAACCCAAACCGCGATCACCGTGCCCGATGTGGGCGTGCACATCGTCAGCTGGCTGGGTCTGGGCAATCTGGTCTCGGTACTGCTGCCGATGGTGGCGCGCCCGCTGCGCGAGCGTTGGCTGCACCGGCGGGACGTGCCGGCCACGGTGCGGTGGCTCTTCTATCTAGCTCTGCCGTACGGCGTCTACTACCTCGTTGCGCCGGTAGGCGGTATCCCTCGAGCCATCTTCGGGCGCAACGTTTTCCACTCCATGCCGCTGACCGAACGATCCCTACTGGAACTCGGCTTGGGCGTCGCCGTCTGGAGTGTCGGAACCGCGCTGGCGCTGGGGGTGTATCGCTACCGCGGAATACGGTGGTACTAGCGCGTAGGGCTAGGTGTAGGTGAGCTCGACGTCGGCGAGTGCGGCGGCATCCTCACGTTCGGCCACGACAGCCGAGATCAGCAGCTTGCCGTCTTCCTTCCAGATGCGAGTCTTGAGGGTCTCACCAGGGAACACCACACCCGCGAACTTCGCGGCATACGACGTCACCCGCGAGGCATCCCCGTCGAGTGCGGCGTCGACCGCCGCCTTGCACACCACGCCGTAGCTGCACAGCCCGTGAAGGATCGGACGGGGGAATCCGGCCGCCGCCGCGAAGGCAGGGTCGGAATGCAGCGGGTTGCGGTCGCCGCAGAGCCGGTACAGCAGCGCCTGCTGCGGCAGGATGTGCGTGGAGACCTCAACGTCGGGCGTGCGGTCGGGAGTGCCGCCTGCGGCGGAGGGGCCTCTCTCGCCACCGAAGCCACCCTCGCCGCGCGCGAAGATCGACCGGCGGATCGTCCAGAGTGGGCCATGGTCATCGGAAGTCGTTGTCTCCGTAACGATCACGGCTGCCTTACCCTTATCCCAGATCTCCACGACCTTGCCCTCGGAGCGGGCCGAACCCGCGGGCGGCAAGGGACGGTGCGCCGTCACCTGCTCGGTGCCGTGCAGGATCTTGGCCAGGTCGATCTCGATACCCGGGAATGACACCCTGGGCGGTTCCACCGTGTGGAAGCCCGAGGCCACGGTCGCGAATGTCGGCAGCACCTGCGGAGTCTTGTCCTGCAGGTAGCGCAGTTCGGTCTCGCTCACCGGATCGGCGCCCGCGCCGATGGCCAGGTGATACAGCTGCACATCGGATGCGGTCCACGAGAATTCTGCGGGCTCGACAGCAGCGCCCAGAGCGATATCGACGTTGATAGGCATGAGCTGACCCTACTTCCCGGCGATATCGAGCGCCGCGAGGTAGCCCCATGTCATAGCCGGGCCAATGGTGGCGCCGGGGCCGGCGTAGGTGTGGCCCATTACCGGGGTGCTGACATTACCTGCGGCGTAAAGGCCTTCGATGATGCTG contains:
- a CDS encoding MaoC/PaaZ C-terminal domain-containing protein, with product MPINVDIALGAAVEPAEFSWTASDVQLYHLAIGAGADPVSETELRYLQDKTPQVLPTFATVASGFHTVEPPRVSFPGIEIDLAKILHGTEQVTAHRPLPPAGSARSEGKVVEIWDKGKAAVIVTETTTSDDHGPLWTIRRSIFARGEGGFGGERGPSAAGGTPDRTPDVEVSTHILPQQALLYRLCGDRNPLHSDPAFAAAAGFPRPILHGLCSYGVVCKAAVDAALDGDASRVTSYAAKFAGVVFPGETLKTRIWKEDGKLLISAVVAEREDAAALADVELTYT